In Nitrospira sp., one genomic interval encodes:
- a CDS encoding DNA-3-methyladenine glycosylase has product MSSAGKSIERPLPRAFFVRPTVQVAQSLIGKYLVRESERGVVSGRIVEVEAYVGPEDKACHASKGRTARTDVMFGPAGVAYVYLIYGMYHCLNVVTEAEDFPAAVLIRAIEIDGRLIDGPGRLCREFNIDRTLNRLDLTSGQGLWFEDRGAGLPEGSVQALPRIGVEYAGLWAKKPWRFRSVPAASDRPPRRSARQK; this is encoded by the coding sequence ATGTCCTCGGCTGGTAAGTCCATCGAGAGGCCGTTGCCACGAGCCTTCTTCGTCCGCCCCACCGTGCAAGTCGCACAGTCGCTGATCGGGAAATATCTGGTTCGCGAGAGCGAGCGAGGGGTGGTCTCGGGCCGTATTGTGGAAGTGGAGGCCTATGTCGGACCGGAAGACAAGGCCTGCCACGCGTCCAAGGGAAGAACGGCGCGCACCGATGTGATGTTCGGTCCGGCTGGAGTGGCCTACGTGTATCTGATTTACGGTATGTACCATTGCTTGAACGTGGTGACGGAAGCGGAGGACTTCCCGGCGGCGGTGCTGATTCGCGCCATCGAGATCGACGGACGTCTGATCGATGGGCCCGGGCGCCTCTGCCGGGAGTTCAACATCGACCGAACGTTGAACCGACTGGACCTGACCAGCGGCCAAGGCCTATGGTTCGAGGATCGCGGTGCGGGCTTGCCAGAGGGGTCCGTTCAGGCCCTTCCGCGAATCGGCGTCGAGTATGCGGGGCTCTGGGCGAAGAAGCCCTGGCGGTTTCGGTCGGTACCGGCCGCGTCCGATCGTCCTCCACGTCGCTCGGCCCGCCAAAAATGA
- a CDS encoding phage holin family protein produces the protein MRVFHLQHVHQTGGDGLRPVVMRVLVTGIAVFLAVTVVPGIESNSLGAGLAAVLVLTLLNAIIRPLLYFLSLPLIVVSLGFFMLVINALLLQLTAALVKGFNVAGFWASFWGALVISVVSAVLNIVLAIEQTKAHTIDPPRRPPTIINPD, from the coding sequence ATGCGCGTGTTTCACCTCCAACACGTCCACCAGACCGGCGGCGACGGCCTGCGCCCTGTCGTCATGCGGGTGCTGGTGACCGGGATCGCGGTATTCTTGGCCGTGACGGTGGTGCCCGGCATCGAGTCGAACAGTCTCGGCGCCGGGCTCGCGGCGGTATTGGTGCTCACCCTGCTGAACGCGATCATCCGTCCGCTGCTGTATTTTCTGTCCCTGCCCCTGATCGTGGTCAGCCTCGGGTTCTTCATGCTGGTGATCAACGCCCTGCTCTTACAGCTGACCGCCGCCCTGGTAAAGGGCTTCAATGTGGCCGGCTTCTGGGCCTCGTTCTGGGGCGCCTTGGTCATCAGCGTGGTCAGCGCCGTTCTGAACATCGTGCTGGCCATCGAGCAGACCAAAGCCCATACGATCGACCCTCCTCGCCGCCCCCCCACGATCATCAATCCCGATTGA
- a CDS encoding deoxyhypusine synthase family protein encodes MNSPTISQFIDRHFRHFNAATLKDAAQAYRSHLERGGKMLVTLAGAMSTAELGLSLAEMIRRDKVHGICCTGANLEEDLFNLVAQKHYERIPRYRELTAQDEQRLLERHLNRVTDTCIPEAEAMRRIEAAVAKEWLSADQAGLRMFPHEFLYRLLRSGALKEFYQIDPVDSWMCAAAERNLPLYVPGWEDSTLGNMYAAQCMVGAVKQVHTVRSGIEYMMQLADWYQEVTKACSVGFFQIGGGIAGDFPICVVPMLRQDLRKTDTPLWGYFCQISDSTTSYGSYSGAVPNEKITWGKLGVDTPKFIIESDATIVAPLIFAHVLGW; translated from the coding sequence CATCGATCGTCACTTTCGGCATTTCAACGCCGCGACGCTGAAGGATGCGGCACAGGCCTATCGGTCGCACCTGGAGCGGGGCGGCAAGATGCTGGTGACGCTGGCCGGGGCGATGAGTACGGCAGAACTGGGGCTGTCGTTGGCGGAGATGATTCGCCGGGACAAGGTCCATGGGATCTGCTGCACCGGCGCCAATCTCGAAGAAGACCTCTTCAACCTCGTGGCGCAGAAGCATTATGAGCGGATCCCTCGGTACCGTGAGCTGACGGCGCAAGACGAACAACGCTTGCTGGAGCGGCATTTGAATCGGGTGACGGATACCTGTATCCCGGAGGCTGAAGCGATGCGTCGCATCGAAGCCGCGGTTGCCAAAGAGTGGCTGTCCGCCGACCAGGCCGGCTTGCGGATGTTCCCGCATGAATTTCTGTATCGACTCCTGCGGAGCGGTGCGCTGAAAGAGTTTTATCAGATTGATCCGGTCGACAGCTGGATGTGCGCGGCGGCGGAGCGCAACCTGCCGCTCTACGTGCCAGGGTGGGAGGATTCCACGCTCGGCAATATGTATGCGGCGCAGTGCATGGTCGGCGCCGTCAAACAGGTGCACACGGTGCGAAGCGGCATCGAATATATGATGCAGTTGGCCGACTGGTACCAGGAGGTGACGAAGGCGTGCTCCGTGGGGTTCTTCCAGATCGGCGGCGGCATCGCCGGGGATTTTCCCATCTGCGTAGTCCCGATGCTGCGGCAAGACCTGCGTAAGACCGATACGCCGCTGTGGGGCTATTTTTGCCAGATCAGCGATTCGACGACCAGTTACGGGTCCTATTCCGGGGCCGTGCCGAACGAAAAGATTACCTGGGGGAAGCTGGGTGTCGATACGCCGAAATTCATCATCGAATCGGACGCGACGATCGTCGCTCCGCTGATCTTCGCCCATGTCCTCGGCTGGTAA
- a CDS encoding GAF domain-containing protein, with protein sequence MSPSPEQAKAAAETHLQRTLTSVLNGLPADAALAAVFHQEQGPLTAQVHRGFTPRDVQAIVRTLSSQKVLTAVPADAEASRTVRLRLVTPGAKSLLGMPLRHRQRTYGFLVIGRKDNATFAKKDKAMLEQAGDDITKALERDSLFDLNMLLSRPLVSKEPLPSPATVEAFTAPTSHATPELQEKVVALLNELGQTLPFDRAWIGAYDPLAGNVEVLGIAGEHKTDPKDQKKDLKAGQRLALDASAAGWAVRHRKPRVDHDLASTQGRFLDHKYLYKDRFQSSLVLPFFLRGQVGGIITLASKEADRFTVSDTRLLEPINLKLLDLLQAAPPAPSTAVKAEGAPEAEAGAVPQAPAEPVIRKQERQAAIGEFSAFLATEIREPLASIRAQLEEVTAEGILDFDPQTRVENAMRDLIRIEAILNEILDFAKPLDLNRRLCRVPEMVENALTVVATELEATRIQVIKDYASVLAPVRADEAKMQQVFLSIFKNAIEAMTPGGILTISISNQRAGRHLEVQTLIKNNGTPIPPEHVDKVFEPFFTTKRSGTGLGLATVKKIVEEHQGTIAIAGIPGEGTTVTMRMPGVSRGPAHRYRGRGRRPPRRPTA encoded by the coding sequence ATGAGCCCTTCACCTGAACAAGCCAAAGCCGCCGCGGAAACCCATCTTCAACGGACCCTGACTTCGGTACTGAACGGATTACCCGCCGACGCGGCCTTGGCCGCCGTATTTCATCAGGAGCAGGGCCCCCTCACAGCACAGGTTCACCGTGGATTTACGCCCCGCGACGTGCAGGCCATCGTGCGGACCCTCTCGTCCCAAAAGGTGCTGACCGCCGTGCCCGCCGATGCGGAGGCTTCGCGCACCGTCCGTCTCCGCCTGGTCACGCCAGGGGCCAAGTCGCTCCTGGGTATGCCGCTTCGCCACCGCCAGCGCACCTACGGCTTCCTCGTCATCGGACGGAAAGACAACGCCACCTTCGCCAAGAAAGACAAGGCGATGTTGGAACAGGCCGGGGACGACATCACCAAAGCCCTCGAACGGGACAGCCTCTTCGACCTGAACATGCTCCTGAGCCGTCCCTTAGTCTCGAAGGAACCTCTCCCCTCACCCGCAACCGTCGAGGCCTTCACCGCCCCGACCTCCCATGCCACGCCCGAATTGCAGGAAAAGGTCGTGGCGCTTCTGAACGAGCTAGGCCAGACCTTGCCCTTCGATCGCGCCTGGATCGGCGCCTATGATCCGTTGGCGGGAAACGTCGAGGTCCTTGGTATCGCTGGCGAACACAAGACCGATCCGAAGGACCAAAAGAAAGACCTCAAGGCAGGCCAGCGCCTGGCCTTGGACGCGTCCGCCGCGGGGTGGGCCGTGCGGCACCGCAAACCGCGCGTCGACCACGACCTGGCCTCGACCCAAGGGCGGTTTCTCGATCACAAGTATCTGTACAAAGACCGGTTCCAATCCTCGCTGGTCTTGCCCTTTTTTCTGCGCGGCCAGGTCGGCGGGATCATCACGTTAGCCTCGAAAGAGGCGGATCGCTTCACCGTGAGTGATACGCGGCTGCTGGAGCCGATCAACCTCAAGCTATTGGACCTTTTGCAGGCCGCGCCCCCCGCGCCGTCCACCGCAGTCAAAGCCGAGGGAGCCCCGGAGGCCGAGGCCGGCGCAGTTCCGCAAGCCCCGGCGGAACCGGTCATCCGTAAACAAGAGCGGCAGGCAGCCATCGGCGAGTTCAGCGCCTTCCTGGCGACAGAGATTCGCGAACCCCTCGCCTCCATTCGGGCTCAGCTGGAAGAGGTGACTGCGGAAGGCATTCTCGACTTCGACCCGCAAACGCGCGTCGAAAATGCCATGCGCGACCTGATCCGCATCGAAGCCATCCTCAACGAGATCTTGGACTTCGCGAAACCGTTGGATCTCAACCGCCGGCTCTGTCGGGTGCCTGAAATGGTAGAAAACGCCTTGACCGTCGTTGCGACCGAGCTGGAAGCGACCAGGATCCAGGTCATCAAGGATTACGCCTCCGTCCTCGCCCCCGTGCGGGCCGACGAGGCCAAGATGCAGCAGGTGTTCTTGAGCATCTTCAAGAACGCCATCGAGGCCATGACGCCAGGCGGCATCCTGACGATTTCCATCAGCAACCAGCGGGCCGGACGACACTTGGAAGTACAGACCCTCATCAAAAACAACGGCACGCCCATTCCTCCCGAACATGTGGACAAGGTCTTCGAGCCGTTCTTCACGACTAAACGGTCCGGCACGGGATTGGGCTTGGCTACGGTGAAGAAAATTGTAGAGGAGCACCAGGGCACCATCGCCATCGCCGGCATTCCCGGCGAAGGCACCACTGTCACCATGCGGATGCCCGGCGTGAGCCGCGGACCGGCCCATCGTTATCGCGGACGAGGCCGCCGCCCTCCCCGCCGCCCGACGGCCTGA